The Mercurialis annua linkage group LG2, ddMerAnnu1.2, whole genome shotgun sequence genome contains a region encoding:
- the LOC126669696 gene encoding FBD-associated F-box protein At4g10400-like: protein MDTSLPLIKQGHSGDSNVSSDGVDRISKLPDEVLSHILSYLTTKQAVATSILSKRWEYLWTFTTNLDFSDQIPYNFLDENEWGTKLRSFKDFVDRVIFYHGESTIQKCHLHTRQLYSNIYPWVCAVITCNVQELSIQGCSFAFQQLPWRLFACKTLVVLKIRGKFMLDLPTRICYPFLKILSLNGVVYMSDASMDRLFSGCPVLEELEIIRRTEDGVQIMKINTPSLKKLTIHYKVGHSENEHKTQLNTPFLEYLKFSGKSGGYSMNCSSSLVEAHIYGGCDLDLLNGISKVQHLVLNGQIMQDLLIIIGYHGLPKFNNLKKIELNVDNPLDWEVLPDLLECSPNLQVLVFPEGLAVMPEECANDYCHLQWYRPDCMPECLLYHLKTVEIFKFAGQPCDLDIVRFLLKYGEVLECMNIHCFDCSTRPIMRKELDGAISEVSNFKRCSSACKLAFFA from the exons ATGGATACGAGCTTGCCATTGATCAAGCAGGGACATTCGGGTGATTCTAATGTCAGTAGTGATGGTGTGGATAGGATCAGCAAGTTACCTGATGAAGTTCTAAGTCACATTCTTTCATATTTAACTACCAAACAAGCCGTTGCCACCAGCATTTTGTCTAAAAGATGGGAATACCTCTGGACATTTACTACAAATCTTGATTTTTCTGATCAGATTCCTTATAATTTCCTGGACGAAAATGAATGGGGCACTAAGTTGAGGTCCTTCAAGGATTTTGTGGATAGAGTCATCTTTTATCATGGAGAGTCGACTATTCAGAAATGTCATCTTCATACTCGTCAACTTTACTCTAATATTTATCCATGGGTTTGTGCTGTAATAACTTGCAATGTCCAAGAATTGAGTATTCAAGGCTGTTCCTTTGCTTTTCAACAACTTCCTTGGAGACTATTTGCTTGCAAAACATTGGTTGTTTTGAAAATTAGGGGAAAGTTTATGCTAGATTTACCCACTCGTATTTGTTACCCATTTCTTAAAATCCTGAGTCTTAATGGTGTTGTGTATATGAGTGATGCCTCTATGGATAGGCTCTTTTCTGGCTGCCCTGTTCTTGAAGAGCTAGAGATTATAAGACGAACGGAGGATGGTGTAcaaattatgaaaattaatacaCCTTCATTGAAAAAGTTGACCATTCATTACAAGGTTGGTCATTCTGAAAATGAGCATAAGACTCAGCTGAATACTCCATTTCTTGAATATCTCAAATTTAGTGGAAAATCAGGTGGCTATTCTATGAATTGTTCCTCTTCCCTTGTTGAGGCACATATTTACGGCGGATGTGATTTAGACCTTCTTAATGGAATCTCCAAAGTTCAGCATCTAGTTTTGAATGGACAAATTATGCAG GATCTGCTTATTATTATTGGCTATCATGGATTGCCTAAATTCAACAATCTTAAGAAGATAGAGTTGAATGTTGATAATCCACTTGATTGGGAAGTGCTACCAGATTTGCTGGAGTGCTCTCCAAATTTACAAGTTCTCGTCTTTCCTGAG GGACTTGCTGTGATGCCTGAAGAATGTGCTAATGATTATTGCCATTTACAATGGTATCGGCCAGACTGCATGCCTGAATGTTTGCTTTACCATCTAAAGACAGTTGAAATTTTCAAGTTTGCGGGACAGCCATGCGATCTTGATATTGTGCGCTTTCTGCTGAAATATGGTGAAGTATTGGAGTGCATGAATATTCACTGTTTCGATTGTAGTACAAGGCCAATAATGCGGAAGGAATTGGACGGGGCTATAAGCGAGGTTTCCAACTTCAAAAGATGTTCTAGCGCTTGCAAACTTGCTTTCTTTGCTTAA